Proteins encoded together in one Fibrobacter sp. UWB10 window:
- a CDS encoding DNA-deoxyinosine glycosylase has product MKKPANKATSNAVQIKNERTHVTHEFPALYDRESRVLLLGSIPSPKSREMAFYYGHPQNRFWKVMAAVLGESVPETIAQKKAMLKKHHVALWDVLDSCTIVGASDTSIEDPVVNNIKELVKKSKVTRIFCTGATAHKLYQKLCAQDVGIDAVKLPSTSPANCAVSLEKLVEAYKVILE; this is encoded by the coding sequence ATGAAAAAGCCCGCAAACAAAGCCACTAGTAATGCCGTGCAAATCAAGAATGAACGCACGCATGTGACGCACGAGTTCCCGGCCCTATATGACCGCGAATCCCGCGTGCTGTTGCTCGGCTCCATACCCTCGCCCAAGTCACGCGAAATGGCATTCTACTACGGGCACCCGCAAAACCGCTTCTGGAAAGTCATGGCTGCCGTACTCGGCGAAAGCGTGCCCGAAACCATCGCCCAAAAGAAGGCCATGCTCAAAAAACATCACGTGGCCCTGTGGGACGTTCTCGACAGCTGCACTATTGTGGGCGCAAGCGACACCAGCATCGAAGACCCCGTTGTAAACAACATAAAAGAACTCGTAAAAAAGTCCAAAGTCACGCGCATCTTTTGCACCGGAGCCACCGCCCACAAGCTGTACCAGAAACTCTGCGCCCAAGATGTCGGAATAGACGCGGTCAAGCTCCCCTCAACCTCGCCCGCCAACTGCGCCGTATCGCTAGAGAAATTGGTAGAAGCCTACAAGGTAATTCTAGAATAA
- a CDS encoding polysaccharide lyase — protein MSMKIHRTFVAAFAVTALTQAPAFAQTASDTVSFVNFENREVGVYGNAEAKEDFKRNDYDKSWWYAMDKNNGENSKVVYDGEEHGNVLQLKYPKGCVGPNDNDTPACAAQIIQPLVKTADTMWSAYDIFFEDGFEFQLGGKLPGLCGGKCYTGNAMPETGDGWSARIMWRKDGNAVQLIYFMGQESVYGDDFKWDLNGTIPQKQFTTGTWHRIVNKVSMNTIASPGNGDKNGRVQTWLDGELALDVDTLRLRDYDTVKVDKFYLSTFHGGSSAEWAPTHDCFIRYDNFTVSTDSIAVTANAPDTSGTCEGENCGQGPERIMPRAQNRATIAPVETYRIDGTLVGRKNTLPDATTHQLKNGKRVKVVR, from the coding sequence ATGAGTATGAAAATCCACCGCACCTTCGTCGCAGCATTCGCCGTCACCGCGCTTACTCAAGCGCCCGCCTTCGCGCAAACGGCCTCCGACACCGTCTCGTTCGTGAACTTCGAGAACCGCGAAGTCGGCGTGTACGGCAATGCAGAGGCCAAGGAAGACTTCAAGCGCAACGATTACGACAAAAGCTGGTGGTACGCCATGGACAAGAACAATGGCGAAAACTCCAAGGTTGTGTACGACGGCGAAGAACACGGCAACGTACTGCAGCTCAAATACCCCAAGGGTTGCGTGGGCCCGAACGACAATGACACCCCCGCCTGCGCCGCGCAAATCATCCAGCCCCTCGTTAAAACCGCCGACACCATGTGGAGCGCCTACGACATATTCTTCGAAGACGGATTCGAGTTCCAGCTCGGTGGCAAGCTCCCCGGCCTATGCGGCGGCAAGTGCTACACCGGCAACGCCATGCCCGAAACCGGCGACGGCTGGAGCGCACGCATCATGTGGCGCAAAGACGGCAACGCCGTGCAGCTCATCTACTTCATGGGGCAAGAGTCCGTATACGGCGACGATTTCAAGTGGGACTTGAACGGCACCATCCCGCAAAAACAGTTCACCACCGGCACCTGGCACCGCATTGTAAACAAAGTAAGTATGAATACCATCGCCTCTCCCGGCAACGGCGACAAGAACGGTCGCGTGCAGACTTGGCTTGACGGCGAACTCGCGCTAGATGTGGATACCCTCAGGCTCCGCGACTACGACACCGTGAAAGTTGACAAGTTCTACCTCTCCACATTCCACGGCGGAAGCAGCGCCGAATGGGCCCCCACCCACGACTGCTTTATCCGCTACGACAACTTCACCGTATCGACGGATTCCATCGCCGTGACGGCCAATGCTCCAGACACTAGCGGCACCTGCGAAGGTGAAAATTGCGGGCAGGGCCCCGAACGGATTATGCCGCGGGCTCAGAACCGCGCCACAATCGCACCCGTTGAAACCTACCGAATCGACGGCACACTCGTCGGCCGCAAAAACACCCTCCCCGACGCCACCACGCACCAGCTCAAGAATGGGAAAAGAGTTAAGGTTGTGAGGTAG
- a CDS encoding type I restriction endonuclease subunit R: MAEPNINIPERKTQAKVIKFFKDELHYDYLGNLCEVANKNIRDDDLFAFLVGKQHYSETVAHKAIADLQHAAGDLQQGLYSANKTVYSLLKYSHPVSDADGENVSVYYIDFKNPANNHFAIAEEVTVSSTFGSKRPDLVIYINGIAVAVIELKKSSVSVADGIRQNLTNQKHDFIESFFTTIQYCLAANESEGVRYGTIATPEKKYLTWKQEAFRERLQELDDNDLIIDDKSSSFDGVLFESLYSLFNKVRFLDLIHNFIIFDNGVKKVCRYNQYYAIHRTYNRITAQKKGGIVWHTQGSGKSLTMVWLAKRLLLNNPSRRILIVTDRDELDDQIEQLFKGVEEKIIRTKSGRDLLDRLNSTEGAIICSLVHKFGRRGGEVTDGDYEKFLKEIKDSLPPNFSVKGDFVVFVDECHRTQSGKLHKAMTALMPKAIFVGFTGTPLLKKDKKTSLEVFGSYIHTYKFDEGVRDHVILDLRYEGRDVPQDLRSREKIDEWFELKTRGMTPVAKAKLKARWANMRTVYSSYDRLKTIANDIILDFAKDARLAEGCGNAILVADSIFTACRFYEIFQALGFKKCAIISSYTPNPGDLRTDTVSLDEDTETFRKYQIYLKMVGVEEGDDTSRIDKKVEAFEKEAKRKFVEEPANMKLLIVVDKLLTGFDAPHCTYLYIDKKMQDHGLFQAICRVNRLDDETKPFGIIIDYKELFDDVTDSMNKYTSGAFEGYDDSDVDGLIKDRATEAEKYFNKILEEIETLCEDVKPPKDESDYIHFFCGEGISWLKNPEEFEALARLRERFYSLASSLARAFAELKSQILSLPYTEAEWNEKEKRTNDYVNLRQVIMQASGDFVDLKACEPDMRHLIDNYIAAGDSTKIIEFDDTTLLDIIELCKFDLVAGRKHAQQSAAEKIENNIRRKIVDQINVNPAYYNKMSEILDQLIEERKNGLIEYKKLLERYIELAKKVNSSAASEDYPASVKGSAAKRAIYDNCGRDEGLTNRIYDAVMGSIQADFRNSPVKINKIKRALFDVLQDDAEVDRVYELISKQSEF, encoded by the coding sequence ATGGCCGAACCGAATATCAACATTCCCGAACGCAAGACGCAGGCGAAGGTAATCAAGTTCTTCAAGGACGAATTGCATTACGATTACCTGGGCAATTTGTGCGAAGTGGCGAACAAGAACATTCGCGATGATGATCTGTTTGCGTTCTTGGTGGGTAAGCAGCACTATTCGGAAACGGTTGCACACAAGGCCATCGCCGATTTGCAACATGCGGCGGGCGATTTGCAGCAGGGTTTATATTCTGCGAACAAGACGGTTTACAGTTTGCTGAAGTATTCGCACCCGGTTTCTGATGCGGATGGCGAAAATGTCAGTGTCTATTACATTGATTTTAAAAATCCGGCCAACAACCATTTTGCCATTGCCGAAGAGGTGACCGTCAGTTCAACATTTGGCTCCAAGCGCCCGGACCTTGTCATTTATATTAACGGCATTGCCGTTGCCGTCATTGAGCTCAAGAAGAGTTCCGTTTCTGTTGCCGATGGTATTCGCCAGAACCTGACGAACCAGAAGCATGATTTCATTGAGTCGTTCTTTACTACGATTCAGTATTGCTTGGCGGCAAACGAAAGCGAGGGTGTCCGCTACGGGACAATCGCCACGCCGGAGAAGAAGTACTTGACTTGGAAACAGGAGGCGTTCCGCGAACGCTTGCAGGAACTGGACGACAACGATTTGATTATCGATGATAAGAGTTCGTCGTTTGACGGCGTTCTCTTCGAGAGTCTTTATTCGCTGTTCAACAAGGTCCGCTTCCTAGACTTGATTCATAACTTTATCATTTTTGATAATGGTGTAAAGAAGGTCTGCCGCTACAATCAGTATTATGCGATTCACCGCACGTACAACAGGATTACCGCGCAAAAGAAAGGCGGTATTGTATGGCACACGCAAGGTTCGGGCAAATCGCTCACGATGGTCTGGCTTGCCAAGCGCCTGCTGCTGAACAATCCGAGTCGCAGAATTTTGATTGTCACGGATCGTGATGAGCTTGATGACCAGATAGAACAGCTGTTCAAGGGCGTAGAAGAAAAGATTATTCGCACCAAGAGCGGTCGCGATTTGTTGGACCGTTTGAATTCTACCGAAGGTGCCATCATTTGTTCGCTGGTTCACAAGTTCGGTCGCCGTGGCGGTGAAGTTACCGACGGTGATTACGAAAAGTTCTTGAAAGAAATCAAGGATTCACTGCCACCGAACTTTAGCGTGAAAGGTGATTTCGTTGTATTCGTGGATGAGTGCCACCGCACACAATCGGGCAAGTTGCACAAGGCGATGACTGCTTTGATGCCTAAGGCGATTTTCGTGGGCTTTACCGGCACACCGCTTTTGAAGAAAGACAAGAAGACGAGTCTGGAAGTTTTCGGAAGTTACATCCACACGTATAAATTCGACGAAGGTGTGCGCGACCACGTGATTCTCGACTTGCGTTACGAAGGTCGCGATGTTCCGCAAGATCTCCGGTCCCGTGAAAAGATTGATGAATGGTTTGAACTAAAAACGCGTGGCATGACGCCTGTCGCGAAGGCAAAACTGAAAGCCCGTTGGGCGAATATGCGCACGGTTTATTCGTCTTACGACCGCCTGAAAACGATTGCGAACGATATCATCCTTGATTTTGCGAAGGATGCCCGTTTGGCGGAAGGTTGCGGAAACGCTATCCTTGTCGCGGATTCCATTTTTACGGCTTGCCGCTTCTACGAAATTTTTCAGGCATTGGGTTTTAAGAAATGCGCTATCATTTCTTCTTACACGCCGAATCCGGGCGACCTGCGTACCGATACGGTGAGCCTCGATGAGGATACGGAAACTTTCAGGAAATACCAGATTTACTTGAAGATGGTCGGAGTCGAAGAAGGCGACGATACTTCCCGCATTGACAAGAAAGTTGAGGCTTTTGAAAAAGAGGCCAAACGCAAGTTCGTTGAAGAGCCGGCCAACATGAAGTTACTTATTGTAGTCGATAAGTTGCTGACCGGTTTTGATGCTCCTCATTGCACATATCTGTATATCGACAAAAAGATGCAGGACCATGGCCTGTTCCAGGCGATTTGCCGCGTGAACCGTTTGGATGACGAGACGAAGCCCTTCGGTATCATTATTGACTACAAGGAACTTTTCGACGATGTGACCGACAGTATGAACAAATACACATCGGGTGCATTCGAAGGCTACGACGACAGCGATGTCGATGGCTTGATTAAGGACCGTGCGACTGAAGCCGAGAAATATTTCAACAAGATTCTTGAAGAAATCGAGACGCTTTGTGAAGACGTGAAACCGCCTAAGGACGAATCGGATTACATTCATTTCTTCTGTGGAGAAGGTATCAGTTGGCTTAAAAATCCGGAAGAGTTTGAGGCGTTGGCCCGCTTGCGTGAACGCTTCTACTCATTGGCGAGCAGTTTGGCGCGCGCGTTTGCCGAGTTGAAATCGCAGATTTTGTCGTTGCCCTATACCGAAGCCGAATGGAACGAAAAAGAAAAACGCACCAATGATTACGTGAATTTGCGTCAGGTGATTATGCAGGCGAGTGGCGACTTTGTTGATTTGAAAGCTTGTGAACCCGACATGCGCCACCTTATTGACAATTACATTGCCGCTGGCGATTCGACAAAGATTATTGAATTTGATGACACGACCTTGCTGGATATCATTGAACTTTGCAAGTTTGATTTAGTTGCCGGCAGAAAGCACGCTCAGCAAAGCGCTGCCGAAAAAATCGAGAACAACATCCGCCGCAAAATCGTTGACCAGATAAATGTCAATCCTGCGTACTACAACAAAATGTCAGAAATTCTGGATCAGTTGATTGAAGAACGCAAGAACGGCCTGATTGAATACAAGAAGTTGCTGGAACGCTATATTGAGCTTGCCAAAAAGGTGAATTCTTCGGCTGCAAGCGAAGATTATCCGGCCTCCGTCAAGGGAAGTGCCGCGAAGCGTGCAATTTACGATAACTGCGGAAGAGACGAAGGCTTGACGAATAGAATTTACGATGCTGTCATGGGCAGTATACAAGCCGATTTCCGCAACAGCCCGGTGAAAATCAACAAGATTAAGCGAGCCTTATTCGATGTTCTGCAAGATGATGCCGAAGTTGACCGCGTCTATGAACTTATCAGCAAGCAGAGCGAATTCTAA
- a CDS encoding PDDEXK nuclease domain-containing protein, protein MEKISPFYNDAVQQIKSAILESQLETARAANKQMLSLYYAIGKFVSENSRKGTWGTGAIDTISAQLRRELPGLRGFSASNIKKMRIFFERWLPVLNCQPTADELENVENSEKSAKIPIFALLNLNRSPLANELDFTEFLELSFTHHMEILLKTSTLEERAFYIHQALINHWDKYALRDYLKADLYHHQGQLPNNFALTLPKTLHAQKAISMFKDEYLLDFVNVEELDERNPQDIDERVVENSIVQNVKNFILTFGKDFTYVGHQVHIEKLEHDMWVDLLFYNRELQSLVVVELKKGEFKPAYLGQLSAYMRVLNDDERKANENPVIGIILCKGADKSFVEYLLQDYNQPMGVATYKVMPEKLKAVMPDEKLLLEVM, encoded by the coding sequence ATGGAAAAAATAAGTCCTTTTTATAACGATGCTGTTCAGCAGATAAAGTCTGCTATTCTCGAAAGTCAGTTGGAGACGGCTCGGGCGGCCAACAAGCAGATGCTATCGCTATACTATGCGATAGGCAAGTTCGTTTCCGAAAATTCCCGCAAGGGAACCTGGGGTACAGGGGCGATAGATACAATAAGTGCTCAACTTCGGCGGGAATTGCCTGGATTGCGAGGATTTTCGGCATCTAACATCAAAAAAATGAGGATATTCTTTGAGCGATGGCTCCCTGTTTTAAATTGCCAGCCAACGGCTGACGAATTAGAAAATGTCGAAAATAGCGAAAAATCGGCAAAAATACCGATTTTTGCGCTTCTTAATCTAAATCGTTCGCCATTGGCGAACGAATTGGACTTCACCGAATTTCTAGAGTTGAGTTTTACTCACCATATGGAAATCCTTCTGAAGACCTCCACTTTGGAAGAGCGTGCTTTCTACATTCATCAGGCACTCATAAACCATTGGGACAAGTACGCTCTGCGCGATTACCTCAAGGCGGATTTGTATCACCACCAAGGGCAACTCCCCAATAATTTCGCATTAACCTTGCCCAAAACGCTCCATGCGCAAAAGGCAATCTCGATGTTCAAGGACGAATACTTGCTTGACTTTGTCAATGTGGAAGAACTTGACGAGCGTAATCCCCAGGATATTGACGAGCGCGTTGTCGAAAATTCCATTGTCCAGAATGTCAAGAACTTTATTTTGACGTTTGGAAAGGATTTCACGTACGTCGGTCATCAAGTCCATATCGAAAAACTTGAACATGATATGTGGGTGGATCTGCTCTTCTATAATCGCGAATTACAGAGTCTTGTCGTTGTGGAATTAAAGAAGGGGGAGTTCAAGCCTGCGTATCTCGGACAGCTCTCGGCATATATGCGCGTGCTGAACGACGACGAACGGAAGGCAAACGAAAATCCGGTCATCGGCATTATTCTGTGTAAGGGTGCGGACAAGTCATTTGTTGAGTATCTGTTGCAAGATTACAACCAGCCCATGGGTGTTGCGACCTATAAGGTTATGCCGGAAAAACTGAAAGCCGTCATGCCCGACGAAAAATTGCTCTTGGAAGTTATGTAA
- a CDS encoding low molecular weight protein-tyrosine-phosphatase — MKIKILFVCHGNICRSPMAEFVMKKLVRDLPAESLADVEFEIASAATSTEEIGNPVYPPARRMLASHGIDCSGKTARQMTVRDYEYYDYIVLMDRNNLRNLRWILPPELQKDPNHKISLLMDWVGKSRDVADPWYTGDFQATWDDVNEGCKAMLAQILR; from the coding sequence ATGAAAATCAAGATTCTGTTTGTGTGCCACGGGAACATTTGCCGAAGCCCGATGGCTGAATTCGTCATGAAAAAGTTGGTACGGGATTTGCCCGCCGAATCGTTAGCGGATGTTGAATTCGAGATCGCAAGTGCCGCGACGAGTACCGAAGAAATCGGGAACCCGGTTTACCCGCCGGCACGCCGCATGCTTGCCTCGCATGGGATCGATTGCAGCGGAAAGACGGCGCGCCAGATGACGGTTCGCGACTATGAGTATTACGACTACATTGTGCTCATGGACCGTAACAATTTGCGCAACCTCCGTTGGATTTTGCCGCCCGAGCTCCAAAAAGACCCAAATCACAAAATTTCGCTTCTAATGGATTGGGTTGGCAAGAGCCGCGATGTGGCGGACCCCTGGTATACAGGCGATTTTCAGGCCACTTGGGACGATGTAAACGAGGGTTGCAAGGCGATGCTGGCCCAGATTCTGCGATAG
- a CDS encoding SprT family zinc-dependent metalloprotease, which yields MRMQVSGITVAVTKKDIKNIHLSVMPPDGDVRISAPLNLSDESIKIFVRTKVAWIKRQQEKFANQARLSEREYVSGESIFIFGRQYYLRVEHDRANGFVIDGQNVVLTVREASTAQQRENYVNEKLREMLVAEIEKRLPAWEKKTHLKCSGWQTKIMQNKWGSCNPAGKLWFNLHLAHTPIRCLDYVILHELLHLKVRHHNKDYIALLDKYMPFWQEVRKELNDFVLMPMK from the coding sequence ATGCGGATGCAAGTGTCGGGCATTACAGTTGCCGTTACAAAAAAGGATATCAAGAACATTCACCTCTCGGTGATGCCGCCCGATGGCGATGTGCGAATTTCTGCACCGCTGAACCTTTCTGACGAATCCATCAAGATTTTTGTGCGCACCAAGGTTGCCTGGATTAAACGCCAACAAGAAAAATTTGCAAATCAGGCGCGCTTGAGCGAACGTGAATATGTTTCCGGCGAATCCATTTTTATTTTCGGACGTCAGTATTATTTGCGTGTAGAACATGACCGCGCAAATGGATTTGTAATAGACGGGCAAAATGTGGTTCTGACTGTTCGCGAAGCAAGTACCGCACAACAGCGCGAAAACTACGTGAACGAAAAACTCCGCGAAATGCTTGTCGCCGAAATTGAAAAACGCTTGCCCGCATGGGAAAAGAAAACGCACCTAAAGTGCAGCGGCTGGCAAACAAAAATTATGCAGAACAAGTGGGGCAGTTGCAACCCCGCAGGAAAACTCTGGTTCAATCTGCATTTGGCACATACGCCCATCCGCTGCCTGGATTACGTGATATTGCACGAACTCTTGCACCTGAAAGTTCGCCATCACAACAAAGATTACATCGCGCTGCTCGACAAGTACATGCCCTTCTGGCAAGAAGTCCGCAAGGAACTTAACGATTTTGTGCTCATGCCGATGAAATAA
- a CDS encoding RNA-binding domain-containing protein codes for MASEILQQTISLKLKNILAIGETVAVEFKRAGGRIGDDVYESVCAFLNRFGGDIYLGVLDNGKVEGVPENAAIDMIKNIIKVANNPTLFQPTTYLDPEIIRYNSKTLIRIHVPQSSEVHSFKRIVYDRINDADVKVSATSQIAQMFIRKQGIFTELRIFPYLKKEDLHLELLDRVRLLAVNNAGGDHPWKNMDDETLLKSAGLYTMDYDLDKPGFNLAAALLLGRDEVIHSICPAYRTDALLRRENVDRYDDRDVVDTNLIDSYERLFAFAQKHLPDKFFVEDSFRKSIRNIIVREMISNTLMHREFTSSFQSKFIIERNRMFVENANRAPAQKIITLENLEPKPKNPTIASFFRNIGYADQLGSGVRKMFLYSKPYGGADPTFSEGDVFRITVSLNDYVSEPQNEEVNNRVNNEVNNRVNNKFSEIQQKMINVLREKPTITQRELSRLISVSLVHINKNMRVLQAKGVVSREGNNKRGYWIVNEKKVRS; via the coding sequence ATGGCGAGCGAAATTCTTCAACAAACAATTTCGTTAAAACTAAAAAATATTCTTGCTATCGGAGAAACTGTCGCTGTTGAATTCAAGCGCGCTGGCGGGCGTATTGGCGACGATGTTTATGAGTCTGTATGTGCCTTTTTGAACCGTTTCGGCGGCGACATTTATCTCGGGGTTCTTGACAACGGCAAAGTCGAGGGTGTCCCAGAAAACGCGGCTATCGACATGATCAAAAATATCATCAAAGTCGCAAATAATCCGACTCTATTTCAACCAACAACATATCTTGATCCAGAAATCATAAGATATAACAGTAAAACATTAATCCGCATCCATGTGCCACAGAGTTCCGAGGTGCATAGTTTTAAACGGATTGTGTACGACCGTATAAATGATGCTGATGTCAAAGTCTCTGCGACTTCGCAAATTGCGCAAATGTTCATTCGTAAGCAGGGAATTTTTACCGAACTGCGTATTTTTCCCTATCTGAAAAAAGAGGACTTGCACTTGGAACTGCTTGACAGGGTACGCCTTTTGGCGGTCAACAATGCTGGAGGCGACCATCCGTGGAAAAACATGGATGATGAGACTTTGTTGAAAAGTGCCGGACTTTATACCATGGATTACGACTTGGATAAACCTGGATTCAACCTGGCAGCGGCACTTCTGCTTGGCCGTGACGAGGTAATCCATAGCATTTGCCCGGCGTATAGGACAGACGCCTTGCTTCGTCGTGAAAATGTCGATCGTTACGATGACCGCGATGTCGTAGATACGAACCTTATCGATAGCTACGAGCGCCTTTTTGCTTTTGCCCAAAAGCATTTGCCGGACAAGTTCTTTGTCGAGGATTCGTTCCGCAAGAGCATTCGCAACATCATTGTTCGTGAAATGATTTCGAACACGCTGATGCACCGCGAGTTTACGAGTTCGTTTCAGTCGAAGTTCATTATAGAGCGTAACCGCATGTTTGTCGAAAATGCGAACCGTGCTCCTGCTCAAAAGATAATTACGCTTGAGAATTTAGAGCCGAAACCCAAAAATCCGACCATTGCGTCGTTCTTCAGGAATATCGGCTATGCTGACCAGCTCGGCTCGGGTGTCCGCAAAATGTTCCTTTATTCCAAGCCTTACGGCGGTGCCGATCCGACTTTTTCGGAAGGCGACGTGTTTAGAATAACAGTATCGTTGAATGATTATGTGAGTGAGCCTCAAAATGAAGAGGTTAACAATAGGGTTAACAATGAGGTTAACAATAGGGTTAACAATAAATTCAGTGAGATTCAGCAAAAAATGATTAATGTGTTACGCGAAAAGCCTACAATAACGCAAAGGGAACTATCGAGGCTCATATCAGTTTCTCTTGTACATATAAATAAAAATATGCGTGTTTTACAAGCAAAGGGTGTTGTGAGTCGTGAGGGTAATAATAAACGGGGTTATTGGATTGTTAATGAAAAAAAGGTGAGGTCTTAG